The Rissa tridactyla isolate bRisTri1 chromosome 1, bRisTri1.patW.cur.20221130, whole genome shotgun sequence DNA segment TGTTCTGTATGTTGTTCAGATGTATgtcctccatatttttttttatcaggtgagcatggttttttttggttttttttttttttttagattctttGCAACTTACTCAATGGAAGTAAAGAAGAAATCTTGTACTGAATTAGGTGACacaaaaacatttgctttgtgttttggtaGGTGGTTTATGAAATACCAGCATGTGGATCCCGAAGAAGCAGTAAGAATCCATATTGACGTTCAAGCAAAGAAGTCTGTAGCAATTCACTGGGGGACCTTTGCTTTAGCAAATGAGGTAAATTTCAACACTATCCACGAGTTCAGATTTCCTGAGCATGTAGTCATTAATAAAGCTTTGTTCTTGCAGTTTAACCTAGGTATCTGTGAATGTatacttaaaatgtaaatttgtaGGAGTGAAAAGTTGTTATGTACTGTAGTTAAAAACAGTGCTGCAGCTAAAAACAGCACTCAGCTTTTCATAACGAGTTACATAAAATATTTCCGTGGTTAAGGTTGATTTGAAAGTACAGAGTTATTGAAACAAATGTGGAGGATTTCTGACATCCAAAAGCTGATGAACACGAAAGGTGGGGACACATATGCAATAATAAAAGTAAACTCAGCAGTGTATCACTTGGAGACAGAATTGCATGCTTGTAGGTCAATACAGTATTTATTAATCTGTCtagtaaataaatttaatagTATCTTTGATAATTGATTTATagttaaataccagcaagaataTGAAAACCTGAGTTATTCGGagttgctgatttttttaatttttttattcctcctcccCCACCAAGTCCCCAGTTCTAATAAGGAGGTTACCCAGGTACCTTAACAGTGACTTACTAGAGCAGGgtaagtttagattagacatgaggaagaagttctttacaatgagggtggtgagacactgggacaggttgcccagagaggtggtggaggccccacccctgcagacattcaaggccaggcttgatgaggctctgagcaacctgatctagttaaagacgtccctggttactgcaggggcgttggactagatgacctttaaaggtcctttccaacccaacacattctatgacttaAAATGCAGTGAAAGGGAAGTATCTACATCTACTTTGATACACCTCGTCTGGCAGCTGTTTTTCAACTTTATCTTTGCATCATCTGCACCATTTTATCTTATAATTCAGTCCTGATGCTGTTAGCTATCTTCACCTGGTAAGTCGTGTTTTCTTTAACTTGGataaaacattttctgtacaCAATGCTTCTAATTAGCTGTGTCACTAGTGCCCATGGTACAAATGCTATTGTGAGTTTAGAAGCACAAAAACGTGGATGATTTCTCCCTGACAATGCCTTTTCTGAAATGTAACAAATATCATGAAGTAGCTTCAGGGCAACCTCGTTGAAGCAACACTagtttttaaacagtaaaactgACAACTTTGTTTTACTGAACGAGAGAAAGCGCCATCTGCTGAGCTGCCAACCCTTCCTCCTCACTGTATTTCTGCTTCTAAGGGATCTAGTTCAAAATATTGAAGACAACTGAATTTTGGATGATAGGTTGTACCTTGCTAGTTACTCTACAACTGTACATCAGCATTCTTATcgtttaaaaactgaaaatgaaactaAAGATTTTAATTTGACAAATATATATACCCTTCCTTTTTAGGTAACCTCTAAAATGTAAACCATTTCCTGTTTGGAGCAGTGATACTCTTTCTTTCCCCCGAATGCTGCAGTGGTATATTCTTCCCTCACgttatctttatttttccagtattaCTTGGATCCTCCAGTTAAACTGAATGAAGCTCTTGAAAGATACGGCTTGAAAAAAGAAGACTTCTTTGTCTTAAACCACGGAGAATCACGGGATTTGAGTACAAATGATGGGTTTGAATAACGAAACAGCAGTTCCTTGTAAGCCTTGTTTGATTTGAACTAGTAACTTATGTTACAAAGACTAATATGATGTAGTTACAAAGTAATTTTTTGGAATGGATTGGATTTTTAGATGCCAGGTTTGTCAGTTTCAGAACTAAAACTTGCATACCAATTTCATGACAAATTTTACTAGTTATATTGTTTATAAATTTTGAGAGGTGACCTAAAAACTGGCTAATATATATGGTATTGTCTGGAAATAACTTTTAGTTTCAACTCTTATGTACACCACTGATAAATTactggttttttaaaaaacttcatcTTACCTACACCAGCAATAATAACCTCAGCACAGGATGTATTCTTAGAGTTAATGGCTGACTTGAATTCCTCATTGTTAGAATGTCATCTCCCACTTGTTAGTCATTAATCTTCAGATTATGCCCTGTACCTTGATAGCTTCACTGTATGTTTTGTGGGGTGGAGTCTTCCAATACAGCTGTGTTGTTAAAGCACAAGCGCAGTAAAATAGTTATGCTTCTACATTTTCATATATTGAACCACGAAAGCTGAATTTTACAATGATCTAAAGAAATGTGCCTTTTAAAGAGGGAGATAATTTAATATTGCATCACTGATGCAATATTGTAAAACTTACTGCTGGCCAGAGTATCTGCACACTTTCATTGTTTTGTCAATATTTTTAAGTTAGGCCTGAATGTGTCCACAGTAACTTTCTTGTCAAATGCAGTACATGAAATGGAAGAATCCCTTAATGGCGCTTGCCTTTGCATTGACTCAGCCTATTAttaaggggtttttgtttgtgttttttttttttaagtgaaaagtcTTAAGCAAGGGCTGTGGTATTTTTCTCTTACAGCTTCCCTATAGTTTTAAAGTTGAATGAGAGATTACAACACTGTTCAGCATTGTAAAACTTGGCTAAATGTATCTGTATCAAATTGCCATGCTAATTTACAGAATTAAAGCCTATTGTTGCCAATAAAAAGGGTTGTTATTCTCCTTCATAATTCAttggcaaataatttttttttgttcatgatTTGTTTTGGTCTATGGGATACGTGTATTTTTTTGCTCTTGCTGTGCATTACATTTTATGTTCATGCTCCatgaagataaataaaaaaaaaagacacattattTCCCCGCAATTTAAAGACATGAACTTCTAGCAACTAATTAAAACCAGTTAATGAGATTTCATGCTAGTAGCAAACAAGTAATCTTTTAACTGTTGACAgttaccttttaaaaatttatattgaaAAGTCCTAGAAGTTCCTTAATACTACCACCAAGGAACAGCACAAGGAGGCAAAGATCAGTTAGTCCAAGTTCATGCTGAGGAGGGGTTCTGGAATGGAGGATTACACTTATATGCATGAAAAAGTTGCTTATATTCCTTTGGTGGAACTCATATTTGTCAAATATCAagatttctgtatttgaaaaggtAATTCTAGTAGGGTCTAGAGGTATTCACCAGAATTTGTTCAAAACTGGTTTAAAACTCAGTCTTTCAGGGTTGATTTTGGGAGGGTATTTCAGACGAAGTCTCTATTGGACCTCGCATTTACACAACAGCTTCAATAACGATTTGGATAATATAATGCATATTGCATGTTCACAACATTGTGGAGGACACCAGGCTGCAGGATGTTTTGAGCACTTTGAAGGACATGCTTAAAATTGAagttggtttggtgttttttttgtttggtttttttttttttttagttttcaaaatCATCAATAGACTATTCTGTAAAATTCTGTACTTCAGGAAGAAAGACTGAAACTAAAATACAGAATACCTAGATAAGCAGCCACATAGCAGAGAAGTACTGACTTACAAGGATCAGAGACTAAAGGTCAGTAATTGTGTACGTTTTGGGTTGGATCTAATAATTCACAGCATTTGTATGTAGAAAGGTGACAGTTACTCTTTGCTTGGTGATGTGGGGGTGGGGTCTAAAAAAATCAGACACACTTGCATGAAGACATTTTGGAGCATCTCGCATGATTTCAAAACATCTCAATATCATTGTTTTatgaagaaagcatttaaaaataggtcTTTCTAGACCAGAAAAAGAAGACTGAGTCAACGCTGTAACaagttttcatatatttttagaaaagggGACAATGGTCACTGGTTTCTGTCAACTATCAAAGCAAAACATAAGAGATCAACTTTAATTATCAAAAAGATGCtatttaaaaaacttattttgaGTTTGAAGAACATGAAGAGGAACATCGAGACATCTCTGTTGCTGAGCTTAAGAAAACACACGTCTATCAGATATAGCTAGAACAGACTTGTCTAAGCTCTTGTCAGAAGAGGAAGGTGGGATTGGTAAATTCTTAGTGTCTGACTtagcctttatttttctttgaaaatacagaagcagaaaagaaatatatctaCAAAAAGTAGCAAAACATTACGCGATTGTAATGTAACCTGCTTATTACAAAATGAACTGCATTTCTGGAAcagtgggaaggagaaagggaagttcGCTGTCAGTGCAGCCCTTGTCAGGGTTCTGACTGGGAATCATGCCAGCTTCTATTTCTGACTTAATTGTATTCCTGATGTCTTAAAACTACCTATGTAGGTAAGCTAGATACATGTAGCTTTACCCTGCAATTGATCAGGACATAGATGTGTTGTATTTTCAAGGTCATATTTTTCTTGCAGTTGTAGCTATTTGCAAAGTCacctactgaaaataaatatctattgAATCACAGAAAGAGAGGAGAGTATTTTATTAAGAGCAGAGTGTGTATATTATCTTAGAGAGAGGAAGCATCTGGGAACAGTTGAGGTAATAAAGCTCTCTTAAGAATGGTACAAGGTGGAAAACTTGTTTCTAGCCTTTGCACCTGACACTTTTTACTTTCCACCGCGTTTAGGAAGATTTAGCAGTCGTCTTTTAGTATGAAGTTTGCTGTTATCTTTTATGTTCATCAGTGAAACTCTTCAGGTTCATTTACAATGATGTTTATGTGTATTCCACTTCATTTTGAATTAACGCTGGATTGATGACTAAAACTTTATGGGGACTAACTCAACAGAAGTGTTTATTCCGATGATGTTCCAGTTGCAGAGAAAAAGGAGTAAGGCTCTCTAAGGAAAGCAGGTCCAAGGGCTGCTACAGAACCAGAAGCTTTTGTAAAAATGGGTATGACGCTGCTCTTGTAGGCTTCTTTAATAAAGATAAGAATGTTGAATTGCAGCTGCAGATAGTCTTTGActcataataaaatattttgaaaaatatgtatGCTTTTCTTAAAGTGACAATTTTAAAGCAAGATaaaatccttttgatttttttttttcaagtgtagaAACATTGCATGGTTGTGGTTAACTCCACTGCAGTTTGGCCAGATGGAATAGACATACTAAGCATATGAGAATGTAGGTTAGAATATATTCCGTGCAGATAAGGGCAAAAAGCATGGGCTGGATAACTTTTAACACgcagttttcactgaaaatactaattttgtaGGAAGCCAATGATAGTTTGCTATTGTTTTTATCTAGTATTTTCTAAGATGTGCCTGCACCCATTTAGCAGATATGAGATTAATAAAACATAAATGCCTAATTCCTAAATCTTTAATGCACCATTTTATAGAGGTATTTATTCAACAGCTGTAAATATTTCAGGCAACAAAAATTCTTTATGACATTGAGAAGAATATTTCAATTCATTTTACTCATACATTTAAAATGGCCACTCATACATTGACAAATGTTTACTCATACATTTAAAATGTTGACATAGGAAAGTTTTCAAGTTTTAAACTATTCCTCCCCCTTTGTGTACATGTACCAGCTGTACAGTTGTTTCTCACCACTAATTAAGCTATTGCTTTTATCTtgcttgtaaagaaagaaaaaaaaaatctgttatgcTCTTTATATTAAATACATTGCATTCTTTTTTATAGTAACTGATTTGTACCTAACAATATGgtggttttcagtattttttggtTGATATATTGTttgcttgttgggttttttttttagcatagcaTTCCCAAGATTAGATATTTTCATCAAgtcagtctttttttaaaaaaaatcactattgtGTTAATATTCTCACAACTTGCTCTTTCACTTCTGTATCAGGGTGATGTAGCAAGGATGCCAGTTTCTGAGCGAATGGGACAGAGTCTCTGCAGAGTGTAAAGAAAACTGAATCTTCACTGTATTGGTCCTGAATGATGGTGCCATCTTCATTGTTCACGTTCTTTTTCAAGTTTGCCGCAAATGCCAGGGCTCTAAGCAGAATATCTCTGTTTATACAGCTGTCAAAAAGTAACAGCAGTGATGGCACCTAAGATATTCAAGAAATAATCCATACTTAATCAACAGCAGTTAAGTACACGTAACTAAAcctaaccttaaaaaaaacaaaaaaaattaatctgcacCTAGAAGGGAAAGCCTATGAAATACCAGAACTCTATAAGCTGTGAAAGCATGCCAGAAACTTGCACAGCATGCACATTTCCTCTTTAGAAAAGACTGGCTTGTGCATCACAGGCTAATAAATGCTCTGTGCTTCCAGTCTCCAAAATGTGACTGTCTGGAAAATTCCCATTTGGAAGAGAGGGTCTGCTTTCCTTCTCAATAATGTTGCTTTTGCCATCTGCAGTGATCTGGATGTTTTTATGTTAGCACATCTGATAAATGAGGAAAGGATACACTTTTAACAGAGAACTAAATTATTTAGCTACCCTACCCttgttttaataatgaaaagccAGTAGTATCTAGACTAGCTTTGCTCATGGCAGGTGGctcaaaaataaaagccactgcATGTTTTAAGAAACTcactttggggagggggaggaggatgcAGCACCATTCCAGTCCCCGACTCTTTGTTTTGCTGTGAGGAAAGGATATAACTGAAATAAACCTGTATGCCAAGGCCAGCAATAGCAAATGTCAGATAAAGTGACATAAGTAAATGCGCAGGGAAAGGTCACTTATAGCGCTTAGAGACAACAGTTTTTTGGCTGCATTTGAGTAAAGGGGTGAGGTTTTCAGTGGAATTTGGTTGTCTTGGGTACAGTACGTTAGCTCTAGAAACAGCTGCTGAGAAGGATCACTTACAGTACTGGCTGTATTTGATGTTTGTACCTGGTCTTCAATCAATATACTGACTGCATGTCTGGAAATGAGGTTCTGGGTTTGATTTTGAAACTTACCAGGGTACCTTATATATTACATAAAAAAGTTCACAGTACTGGTCTTTTGGTGGAAAGGGAAGGTGAGAGCCGGCTTCTGTGAGTTGTCACTGATTATTTGGAATGGTACACAGGCAGTACGACCAACTGTCTTCAAGTTCATAGCCACTGTGTCTCCCCCTCTGCCAGTACAGTATCTGTATGACATTACACGCTGGAAGAGAGCCAGCCTGTGAAAGAATGTACACTTCTAGCTATTGATCTTAACCAGGTACTGCTACTGCCTAGAATTTTACTCGAGTTGCATATATACTTCTAATGCATTAAAATTCTTCTGATGCATACACATatctacacacatacacatgtataaatgctaaaaatataatgaaacaaCAAGAACCTCACTTGAGCTCTGAGAAGGTGTTTTGTCATGGCTGGGTTTGCAGATAAGTTCACAAGTACTTTTAAAACGTGAATCTGAAATGAGAAATGTACAAGTTCATTGCGAGCTCCAAACCCAGTAAGTACAGCAGTAACGGGCATCAATAGTGTTAGTGTCAACTTGGAGAGGAAAAGGTAGAATGGGTCAACTGACATCTTGAGTTGTGCACTTCAGTCTTTggtacaggaaaaaacagatcTTATAGAGCCACTAGCATGTATGTACAAAGTATAGACATTTTACAAGTAAATTCAGTTTGACTTATACATCAAAATAAAGCAAGATCTATAAACAACTCACAGTAggcaaaatacagaatatttttaaaatatacagagGATAGTTGTATTGGAAATGTGATCAGAAGCATATACAAATACACTTTTGTACTTTCCTGGACCTTGTGACACTAATCTTTCAACTAAACACTAGGAAAAGGCCAAATGCTACTTATTGTACTTAAGTAAAATAGGTCTACTAAGTTTAGTGGaaatttgttttggaaaactgGTTTTGATCCGATAGAGCAACTGAATACATTGATAGTGATGGTACTGTGACATCTTGAATAAATATTTgaagcttttctcttctttcagtaTTACAATAATATAGAAGTGAGCACAATTTCCCACTGCAGTCACTAAGGCTTCAAGAGATGTAATAAGCATAAGTGAAAAGTAATCCCTAACTTAGGTTATCACAGGTTGGCACATTTCCCCAGAGAGGTTCGTGCATCAGTGAAGCATTTCACATGCAGATTCTCCTCGCCCTGTGACGCAGTAGTGATGTTTAGCCAGCAGAAGAGAATTCTGGAGTTGTGACAGTAAAGGCACAGGACAACAGCAGCGCACACAGAACTGCTTCAGTAGAGCTCTAGCCCAACGGTTCCACTACCAAGactccctttctcccctctttcggAATTTAAGGATTTTATGCACTATCTGCTATCATTAATGAATATTTGATTTATTAAGCACAGtctaaaccattttaaaaaaaacagtaaaaaagaggCAAGTAAAGCAGCTTCATAAATGGTTTGTAACAACACACTGCCCAGTACCTGtgtcctttctgttccttctgaAAGCAAATGAAGAAAGCAGGGAATTGAGTTTATCATCTTATGGTGGTAGTCACCGGTAACGGACATGTTTGTCAACAATCGGAGTGCAGCTAGCTGCAGATCAGAGTTCAGGGGAGCTGACTCAACGTTCCTACAAACTTGCGTAATGTACACctgaggaaaaagggaaggtgat contains these protein-coding regions:
- the ARMC10 gene encoding armadillo repeat-containing protein 10 isoform X1, with amino-acid sequence MGEPRGAAARAAVMVLAAGACYCLWRLAAGGRRARAQGRGGPGPPSDNSPPVSTHTMDADALQKLIHLLQATDDPLIQEQALITLSNSAAFSVNQDIIRNLDGLSVIGGMLSDSVPEVKEKALNALNNLSMNIKNQEEIQVYITQVCRNVESAPLNSDLQLAALRLLTNMSVTGDYHHKMINSIPCFLHLLSEGTERTQIHVLKVLVNLSANPAMTKHLLRAQVPSLLLLFDSCINRDILLRALAFAANLKKNVNNEDGTIIQDQYSEDSVFFTLCRDSVPFAQKLASLLHHPDTEVKEQVVRILTQ
- the ARMC10 gene encoding armadillo repeat-containing protein 10 isoform X2, which gives rise to MGEPRGAAARAAVMVLAAGACYCLWRLAAGGRRARAQGRGGPGPPSDNSPPVSTHTMDADALQKLIHLLQATDDPLIQEQALITLSNSAAFSVNQDIIRNLDGLSVIGGMLSDSVPEVKEKALNALNNLSMNIKNQEEIQVYITQVCRNVESAPLNSDLQLAALRLLTNMSVTGDYHHKMINSIPCFLHLLSEGTERTQIHVLKVLVNLSANPAMTKHLLRAQVRLALFQRVMSYRYCTGRGGDTVAMNLKTVGRTACVPFQIISDNSQKPALTFPFHQKTSTVNFFM